One window from the genome of Pyrobaculum ferrireducens encodes:
- a CDS encoding aminoacyl-tRNA deacylase — translation MSLGAGRPALEEFGQLIRLGEPVRTVRQAAKAVGVDESRIIKTLVVNCGGEYRAYVLRGVKKLDLERLGCRMATPEEVLSVTGYAVGGVPPVLPIPVYIDRELLEEEYVYGGGGDDHSLLKFRPLTLVERGVAVPIDL, via the coding sequence ATGAGCCTCGGCGCGGGACGACCGGCTCTAGAGGAGTTTGGACAACTGATAAGGCTGGGGGAGCCTGTGCGTACAGTAAGACAAGCGGCCAAGGCTGTGGGCGTAGACGAGAGCAGAATTATAAAGACCCTCGTTGTTAACTGCGGCGGCGAGTACAGGGCCTACGTACTCCGAGGCGTCAAGAAACTCGATTTAGAAAGACTCGGGTGCCGCATGGCCACCCCCGAGGAGGTACTCAGCGTCACCGGCTACGCCGTCGGCGGGGTTCCCCCCGTCCTCCCCATACCAGTCTACATAGACAGAGAACTACTAGAGGAGGAGTACGTATATGGGGGAGGCGGCGACGACCACAGTCTTTTGAAATTCCGGCCGCTTACACTTGTGGAGAGAGGCGTCGCCGTGCCGATAGATCTGTGA
- a CDS encoding archease: protein MTCGKPGDYRYGEHTADVLVQAFGCTLEEAFKNAAVALADLTYHSQRVEPRESRSVVIEYDDLEGLLFKWIDELLYLFDAEKFALSRKIELSVDKGEKYVVRATVYGERYDIEKHGFTGLIVKAMTFHMMEIRKVGDYWVLQYVVDI, encoded by the coding sequence GTGACCTGCGGCAAGCCCGGCGACTATAGATACGGCGAGCACACAGCCGACGTCTTGGTGCAGGCCTTCGGCTGTACCTTAGAGGAGGCGTTTAAAAACGCCGCGGTGGCCCTCGCCGACTTGACGTACCACAGCCAGCGGGTAGAGCCAAGGGAGAGCAGGTCAGTGGTGATCGAGTACGACGACTTGGAGGGCCTCTTGTTCAAGTGGATTGATGAGCTCCTCTACCTATTCGATGCCGAGAAATTTGCCTTGAGCAGAAAGATTGAGCTGAGCGTGGATAAGGGCGAGAAATACGTCGTAAGAGCGACGGTATACGGCGAGCGGTACGACATTGAGAAGCACGGCTTCACGGGCCTCATCGTGAAGGCCATGACTTTCCACATGATGGAGATAAGGAAGGTGGGGGACTACTGGGTGTTGCAGTACGTCGTCGATATATGA
- a CDS encoding orotidine 5'-phosphate decarboxylase / HUMPS family protein, whose protein sequence is MKIQVALDLVDLRKAVELTRELCEAGLEVVEAGTPLIKMFGMPAVSALKTACPRAEVVADLKTADVGSLEARMAREFGADWGTVLGATNIETIEEFVREGRAVGLKSAVDLIGVGDPLSRAREILQKARPDLFVVHLGIDVQRRTGLRFENLLEVAWRLRDEGVGVAIAGGITEREVELVARSGKLIDVIIVGRAIVGDPSPRAKFVMINKILKHTNAVAL, encoded by the coding sequence ATGAAAATCCAGGTAGCTCTCGACTTGGTGGATCTTAGAAAGGCGGTGGAGCTGACAAGGGAGCTCTGCGAGGCGGGGCTGGAGGTGGTGGAGGCGGGGACCCCCCTCATTAAGATGTTCGGGATGCCCGCGGTAAGCGCCTTGAAGACCGCGTGCCCCAGAGCCGAGGTTGTGGCCGACTTGAAAACCGCCGACGTGGGGAGCCTCGAGGCGAGGATGGCTAGGGAGTTCGGCGCGGACTGGGGCACCGTCCTCGGCGCCACCAATATAGAGACTATAGAGGAGTTTGTGAGGGAGGGCAGAGCCGTCGGCCTTAAGTCGGCGGTGGATCTAATCGGCGTCGGCGACCCGCTGAGCCGGGCGCGGGAGATCCTGCAGAAGGCGCGCCCCGACCTCTTCGTGGTGCACCTCGGCATAGACGTGCAGAGGAGGACAGGGCTCAGATTTGAAAATCTCCTCGAAGTGGCGTGGAGGCTGAGAGACGAAGGCGTCGGCGTGGCCATCGCCGGCGGCATCACCGAGCGGGAAGTGGAGCTAGTAGCTAGAAGCGGGAAGCTAATTGACGTTATAATAGTGGGGAGGGCTATCGTCGGCGACCCGTCGCCTAGAGCGAAATTTGTAATGATTAATAAAATTTTAAAACACACCAACGCCGTGGCTTTGTGA
- a CDS encoding adenylate kinase has translation MKIVVVALPGSGKTTIMNFIRQRLPDVKIVNYGDVMFEIAKQRFGIQHRDEMRKKIPVEEYRKIQEEAAEYIASLPGDVLIDTHASIKIGGGYYPGLPDRIISKLKPDVILLIEYDPKVILERRRKDPGRFRDVESEEEIEMQQQANRLFAFAAANAGESTVHVLSFRGRPESRPFEHAEAAADYIANLILRSRQKS, from the coding sequence GTGAAAATAGTAGTTGTCGCTCTGCCGGGGAGCGGCAAGACTACAATAATGAATTTCATTAGACAACGACTACCAGACGTCAAGATCGTGAATTATGGAGATGTCATGTTTGAAATAGCCAAGCAGAGGTTCGGCATACAGCACAGAGACGAGATGAGGAAGAAGATTCCAGTAGAGGAATACCGGAAGATACAGGAGGAGGCCGCCGAGTACATAGCGTCTCTCCCCGGCGACGTGTTGATAGACACCCACGCTTCTATTAAAATCGGAGGGGGGTACTACCCCGGTCTGCCCGACAGGATAATCTCAAAGCTGAAGCCCGACGTAATTCTTCTGATTGAGTACGATCCAAAGGTCATTCTGGAGAGGAGGAGGAAAGATCCGGGGAGGTTTAGAGACGTGGAAAGCGAGGAGGAGATAGAAATGCAACAACAAGCCAATAGGCTATTTGCATTCGCCGCCGCGAACGCCGGCGAGAGTACGGTACATGTACTGAGTTTCAGAGGCCGCCCCGAGAGCAGACCTTTTGAACATGCAGAAGCCGCGGCTGACTACATCGCCAACCTTATTTTGAGA